The Thalassotalea sediminis genome includes the window AGATTGTTACTTAGATATTCAATCGGGATCTGGTGGTACTGAAGCACAAGATTGGGCAGAAATGCTCATGCGTATGTATTTACGCTGGGGAGAGGCACATGGCTTTAAAACAGAAGTCATAGAAGTCACGGACGGTGATGTTGCTGGTATCAAAGGCTGTACAATTAAATATTCAGGCGATTATGCCTTTGGCTGGCTGCGCACAGAAACAGGTGTGCATCGGTTGGTAAGAAAATCGCCATTTGACTCCAGTGGAAGACGCCACACTTCATTCGCATCGGCTTTTATTTATCCCGAGATAGATGACAATATTGAAATTGACATTAATCCAGCAGATTTACGCGTTGATACGTTTAGAGCCTCGGGAGCAGGTGGACAACATGTCAACAAAACTGACTCAGCAATTCGCATTACTCATATCCCTTCAGGTGCTGTAGTGGCGTGTCAAAGTGACCGTTCACAGCACAAAAACCGTGCTACTGCGATGAAGCTATTAAAAGCAAAGCTTTATGAAATGGAAATTAAAAAGCAAAATGAAAGCAAACAAGAATTAGAGGAAGGTAAGTCTGATATTGGTTGGGGAAGTCAAATACGATCATATGTATTAGATGATAGCCGTATAAAAGACTTACGGACTGGCGTTGAGAACCGAAATACACAAGCAGTTCTTGACGGCGATTTAGATAAATTTATTGAAGCAAGTTTAAAATCAGGCTTGTAGAGATAAAGAAAACGCCCAATGATTATTGGGGAAGCATAAGCAACACTTGAGAATTCAAATGACAGAGCAAATTCAAGACGAGAATAAATTGATTGCCGAGCGTCGCGGCAAATTAGCGCAGATTCGTGAAAACTGTAAGGCCAATGGCCATCCAAATAAGTTTGATCGAAAACACTATGCAGCTGATTTACAAGCTGCACACGGCGAGAAAGATAAAGAAACGCTTGAAGCTGAAACAGATGTTTACAGCATTGCTGGTCGAGTTATGGCTAAACGTGGGCCGTTCTTAGTTTTACAAGATATGACAGGACGTGTGCAGGCTTATGCGAGTAAAGATGTTCAAAAAGACATTAAAGCGCGTTGGGGCTTGTTAGATATTGGCGATATCATAGGCGTTACTGGTACATTGCATAAGTCTGGTAAAGGTGATCTTTACGTAAATATGGAACAGTACGAGTTATTAACAAAATCACTCCGCCCATTACCTGAGAAGTTTCATGGTCTACAAGATACAGAAACTAAATATCGTCAACGTTATGTTGATTTGATAATTAATGAAGAGACACGTAATACGTTTAAAGTTCGTTCAAAAGTCGTTGATGGTATACGCCGCTTTTTAGCTGAACGTGATTTTATGGAAGTTGAAACGCCGATGCTTCAAACTATTCCAGGCGGTGCAACGGCTAAACCATTTGTTACACACCACAACGCACTAGATGTTGAAATGTTTATGCGTATAGCGCCTGAGCTTTATTTAAAGCGATTAGTGGTAGGTGGTT containing:
- the prfB gene encoding peptide chain release factor 2 (programmed frameshift), encoding MFEVNPVLNQIKEIRERTEMLRGYLDYDQKSERLVEVVRELELPDVWNEPERAQALGKERASLEAVVETIKVLTAGCEDIEGLVELAVEEEDQETFDDAEKEVASLIENLEKLEFRRMFSGEQDSADCYLDIQSGSGGTEAQDWAEMLMRMYLRWGEAHGFKTEVIEVTDGDVAGIKGCTIKYSGDYAFGWLRTETGVHRLVRKSPFDSSGRRHTSFASAFIYPEIDDNIEIDINPADLRVDTFRASGAGGQHVNKTDSAIRITHIPSGAVVACQSDRSQHKNRATAMKLLKAKLYEMEIKKQNESKQELEEGKSDIGWGSQIRSYVLDDSRIKDLRTGVENRNTQAVLDGDLDKFIEASLKSGL